The following proteins are encoded in a genomic region of Xanthomonas cassavae CFBP 4642:
- a CDS encoding GIY-YIG nuclease family protein, with the protein MTVRRDRGATVATDGRCFTYVFPCQWEDHCKIGFSRDPLARIGSLHPRWFEFFDLDRGLLVETERERDARDLELQLRRPLLAHNAPAPMAIRVAAGGQTEWFRGVSEALELAVSDLQAHGYRVFVLRDWLHASMAQRIDWLYDWSAVQLSPDELDGLVGPTSAQRALRDVLDGYRALDLPLQAHLPEQIWAWYCGAQ; encoded by the coding sequence ATGACCGTGCGCAGGGATCGTGGCGCGACGGTGGCGACCGATGGCCGCTGCTTTACCTACGTGTTTCCGTGCCAATGGGAAGACCATTGCAAGATCGGCTTTTCGCGCGATCCATTGGCGCGCATCGGCAGCCTGCATCCGCGCTGGTTCGAGTTTTTCGATCTCGACCGTGGGCTGCTGGTGGAAACGGAACGCGAGCGCGATGCGCGCGATCTGGAGCTGCAACTGCGTCGCCCCTTGCTTGCGCATAACGCACCGGCACCGATGGCGATCCGGGTTGCCGCTGGTGGGCAGACCGAGTGGTTCCGTGGCGTAAGTGAAGCACTGGAACTGGCGGTGAGTGATTTGCAGGCCCACGGCTACCGCGTGTTCGTACTGCGCGACTGGTTACACGCGTCGATGGCACAGCGTATCGATTGGTTGTACGACTGGTCGGCCGTGCAGCTGAGTCCGGACGAACTGGATGGCCTGGTCGGGCCGACATCGGCGCAACGCGCGCTGCGCGACGTGCTGGACGGGTATCGCGCCCTGGATCTGCCGCTGCAGGCGCATCTGCCCGAGCAGATCTGGGCCTGGTATTGCGGTGCGCAGTGA
- the imuA gene encoding translesion DNA synthesis-associated protein ImuA codes for MSEPVQLRQHGNAAVAMPLDALLAARTVWRAGHGTATVGGGEATGHAGLDAVLPDGGWPRRALTELLLPAHGVGEIALLLPTLARMTGAGSRVVLVAPPFIPYAPAWQAGGVVLQQLEVVQAEPREALWAFEQCLRSGACAAVLGWPQTGDTRALRRLQVAADSGNCCAFALRDRRHAVNASPAALRLEFLPERDAWQVRKCRGGQVPSQPLRLAH; via the coding sequence ATGAGCGAGCCGGTGCAACTGCGACAACACGGCAATGCGGCGGTGGCCATGCCGCTGGACGCATTGCTGGCGGCGCGTACGGTGTGGCGGGCCGGCCATGGCACGGCGACCGTCGGCGGTGGCGAAGCCACCGGGCATGCCGGGCTGGATGCGGTGCTGCCCGATGGCGGCTGGCCGAGGCGCGCGCTGACCGAACTTCTATTGCCCGCCCATGGCGTAGGCGAGATCGCCTTGCTGCTGCCCACGCTGGCGCGCATGACCGGCGCCGGCAGCCGGGTGGTGCTGGTGGCGCCGCCATTCATTCCGTATGCGCCGGCCTGGCAGGCGGGCGGAGTGGTGCTGCAGCAGCTGGAGGTGGTGCAGGCCGAGCCACGCGAAGCACTGTGGGCGTTCGAGCAATGCCTGCGCAGTGGTGCCTGTGCGGCGGTGCTGGGTTGGCCGCAGACCGGCGATACCCGCGCCCTGCGGCGCCTGCAGGTGGCGGCCGACAGCGGCAACTGCTGTGCGTTCGCGTTGCGCGACCGGCGCCATGCGGTGAATGCATCGCCGGCGGCCCTGCGGCTGGAATTCCTGCCCGAGCGCGATGCCTGGCAGGTGCGCAAGTGCCGCGGCGGGCAGGTGCCGTCGCAGCCGCTGCGGCTGGCGCATTGA
- a CDS encoding type II toxin-antitoxin system death-on-curing family toxin — translation MIIWIERPLVLAIHDRQLAEHGGGSGVRDDALLDSALTRPRQLLSYGDPPPDLAALAASLTYGLARNHPFVDGNKRTAAVACETFIVLNGASLVADDLELYRFYIGLADGSLDEAACAAWLRPRLQVRHSQRINESMSNYG, via the coding sequence ATGATTATCTGGATCGAACGGCCATTGGTGCTGGCCATCCATGACCGCCAGCTCGCAGAACATGGTGGCGGCAGCGGCGTGCGCGACGATGCCCTGCTCGACTCGGCGCTGACCAGACCCAGACAATTGCTGTCCTACGGCGACCCGCCACCGGATCTGGCGGCACTTGCGGCCAGCCTGACCTATGGCCTGGCACGCAATCACCCGTTTGTCGACGGCAACAAACGCACCGCCGCCGTCGCCTGCGAAACCTTCATCGTGCTCAACGGCGCAAGCTTGGTGGCAGACGACCTGGAACTCTACCGGTTCTACATCGGGCTGGCCGACGGCTCGCTGGACGAGGCCGCCTGCGCAGCGTGGTTGCGGCCCCGCCTGCAAGTACGGCACTCGCAGCGCATCAACGAATCAATGTCCAACTACGGCTGA
- the lexA gene encoding transcriptional repressor LexA translates to MSTLSPQRTAVLAFLQEQARAGVSPSLAEIAQAFGFASRTAAQKHVQALAEAGLIELRPNQKRGIRMPGGGGRDVLLALPVLGRVAAGVPIGADIGLDRQLWLDRALFSLQPDYLLQVQGDSMIDDGILDGDLVGVHRSNEARNGQIVVARVDGEITIKRLERGAERIRLLPRNRAHAPIVVAADADFAIEGLYCGLIRQG, encoded by the coding sequence ATGTCCACTTTGTCTCCCCAACGCACCGCGGTGCTGGCCTTCCTGCAGGAGCAGGCCCGCGCTGGCGTCTCGCCCAGCCTGGCCGAGATCGCGCAGGCGTTCGGGTTCGCCTCGCGCACCGCGGCGCAAAAGCATGTGCAGGCACTGGCCGAGGCCGGCTTGATCGAACTGCGGCCCAATCAGAAGCGCGGCATCCGCATGCCCGGCGGTGGCGGGCGCGATGTCTTGCTGGCGTTGCCGGTGCTGGGGCGGGTGGCGGCCGGCGTGCCGATCGGCGCGGATATCGGCCTGGACCGGCAACTATGGCTGGACCGCGCGCTGTTTTCGCTGCAGCCGGATTACCTGCTGCAGGTGCAGGGTGATTCGATGATCGACGACGGCATCCTGGACGGCGACCTGGTCGGCGTGCACCGCAGCAACGAGGCGCGCAATGGGCAGATCGTGGTGGCGCGGGTGGATGGCGAAATCACCATCAAGCGGCTGGAGCGTGGTGCCGAGCGTATCCGCCTGCTGCCGCGCAACCGCGCGCATGCGCCGATCGTGGTGGCGGCCGATGCCGACTTCGCGATCGAAGGGCTCTACTGCGGCCTGATCCGGCAGGGCTGA
- a CDS encoding DUF763 domain-containing protein encodes MSQRGGSADLPLHGGRVPHWLGERMTRLGTVMCEAIVHSYGRDELLRRLAHPYWFQSFGAVMGMDWHSSGITTSVIGALKRGLTPLAGELGIHVCGGRGRHSRATPVELMAVGDAVGIDGAALAQASRLVAKVDSAAVQDGFDLYLHGFIVSDDGRWVVVQQGMQTQRRQARRYHWLSEGLSSFVDAPHAAIDGRHQGDIVNLADHRAAASRDAQVELLRTTAPDQLARQWQRIADAAAPASPAVAPVPVTGDLFAGHAWDPAQQPHLCMPDHHEVRSETVIARRLHASLAAAAEVGPRDFTALLQVPGVGARTLRSLAMVAEVMHGTPCRFSDPARFSLAHGGKDRQPFPVPTRVLDHTIGVLKQAMQQARLGNDERLQAIARLDAQARRLEATAHGPSVDEYIAQERRDAHRHGGRSVFGWEAAPAPVAPAPSAHARAARR; translated from the coding sequence ATGAGCCAGCGTGGCGGCAGTGCGGATCTTCCGTTGCATGGCGGACGCGTCCCGCACTGGTTGGGCGAGCGCATGACGCGGCTGGGGACGGTGATGTGCGAGGCGATCGTGCACAGCTACGGGCGCGACGAATTGTTGCGGCGGCTTGCGCATCCGTACTGGTTCCAGTCGTTCGGCGCGGTGATGGGCATGGACTGGCATTCCTCGGGCATCACCACCAGCGTGATCGGTGCGCTCAAGCGTGGCCTGACGCCGTTGGCCGGGGAACTCGGGATCCATGTCTGCGGCGGACGCGGCCGACATTCGCGTGCCACGCCTGTCGAATTGATGGCGGTGGGCGATGCGGTGGGCATCGATGGCGCAGCGCTGGCGCAGGCCAGCCGCTTGGTGGCCAAGGTGGACAGCGCTGCGGTGCAGGATGGATTTGATTTGTATCTGCACGGCTTCATCGTCAGCGACGACGGCCGTTGGGTGGTGGTGCAGCAGGGCATGCAGACGCAGCGCAGGCAGGCGCGCCGCTACCACTGGCTGTCGGAAGGTTTGAGCAGCTTTGTCGATGCGCCGCATGCGGCCATCGACGGAAGGCACCAGGGTGATATCGTCAATCTGGCCGACCATCGCGCTGCCGCCTCGCGCGATGCGCAAGTGGAGCTGCTGCGCACTACCGCACCGGACCAGCTGGCACGCCAGTGGCAGCGCATCGCCGATGCGGCAGCGCCTGCATCGCCGGCTGTCGCTCCGGTCCCGGTTACCGGCGATCTGTTTGCCGGCCACGCCTGGGATCCGGCGCAACAACCGCATCTGTGCATGCCCGACCATCATGAGGTGCGCAGCGAGACGGTGATTGCGCGGCGCCTGCATGCAAGCCTGGCCGCCGCAGCAGAGGTTGGCCCCCGCGATTTCACCGCCTTGTTGCAGGTGCCCGGTGTGGGCGCACGCACGTTGCGCTCGCTGGCAATGGTGGCCGAGGTGATGCACGGGACGCCCTGCCGGTTCAGCGACCCGGCGCGTTTTTCGCTGGCCCATGGCGGCAAGGATCGGCAGCCGTTCCCGGTGCCCACGCGCGTGCTCGACCACACCATCGGCGTGCTCAAGCAGGCGATGCAACAGGCCCGGCTGGGCAATGACGAACGCCTGCAGGCAATTGCGCGGCTGGACGCGCAGGCGCGCCGGCTCGAAGCCACCGCGCATGGTCCCTCGGTCGATGAGTACATCGCGCAGGAACGGCGCGATGCGCACCGTCATGGTGGGCGCAGCGTGTTCGGTTGGGAAGCGGCGCCGGCTCCGGTTGCACCGGCGCCGTCAGCGCATGCGCGCGCAGCGCGGCGATGA
- a CDS encoding AbrB/MazE/SpoVT family DNA-binding domain-containing protein, producing MKLKITAIGNSAGVILPKELLARLRLGKGDEVYALETPDGIKLTAFDPTLAAQMDVAEQVMRERRTLLHKLAQ from the coding sequence ATGAAGCTCAAGATCACCGCCATCGGCAATTCCGCCGGGGTCATCTTGCCCAAGGAACTGCTGGCCCGCCTACGCCTGGGCAAGGGCGACGAGGTGTATGCACTGGAAACCCCCGACGGCATCAAGTTGACCGCCTTCGACCCCACGCTGGCCGCGCAGATGGATGTGGCCGAGCAGGTGATGCGCGAGCGCCGCACGCTGCTGCACAAGCTGGCGCAGTAA